A portion of the Gemmatimonadota bacterium genome contains these proteins:
- a CDS encoding sulfatase-like hydrolase/transferase produces MQSQNKPNVILFMVDQLSARWLEVARDRGICALPNLDWLRENGTFFTWTFSSNPVCSPTRATIATGLCSRAHGLIMNGYALNPEIPTFMQALQKKGWRTGAFGKLHLRPHHESLVHDYHPYGFDVVHGTEDDRAGEWLDWVKEAHPEHYEAALSTAWPAVPGYAEYGPDGVDLRPAIRAAKERHPHPTEAWPQNSPKAYTLPFPEEVSQSSWITARALDFIRDTGSDQSFFAHISYVAPHGPFCPPAEFMDRVNPEKIPAPVPADWLNDPDAPEYFLKMARVLHGESDDRPSWMKDMAVTPGSDGQPPLIPDLSHERHCYFADITHLDEQLGRVRRALQDAGRLDSTYIIFVSDHGEFLGDHGFWQKQERHYDGGIRVPLIIAGPGLQKNAICQEIVQLEDICPTILEMTGVPLPHLRFRHFGGRLDDRAPAISGRSLVELCRGEVPDDWREEAYVESFPCFGPGTLGAWARTVRTSRYRYTFYPDGHGEQLFDLETDPHEQKNLINDPEHASLRRELKDRLMEQIIRQDYPVSPRDLFWFGIH; encoded by the coding sequence ATGCAGTCACAAAACAAACCCAACGTCATCCTTTTCATGGTCGATCAGTTGTCGGCCAGGTGGCTCGAAGTGGCTCGGGACAGAGGAATCTGCGCCCTGCCGAACCTGGACTGGCTGCGTGAAAACGGCACGTTCTTTACCTGGACATTCTCCAGCAATCCAGTATGCTCACCTACCCGGGCAACGATTGCCACCGGGCTTTGTTCAAGAGCACACGGTCTGATCATGAACGGATACGCGCTCAACCCTGAGATTCCGACCTTTATGCAAGCGCTGCAAAAGAAAGGATGGCGGACTGGCGCTTTCGGAAAGCTGCACCTCAGGCCGCATCACGAAAGCCTCGTACACGACTACCACCCCTATGGTTTCGATGTCGTACACGGCACTGAGGATGACCGCGCCGGCGAGTGGCTCGACTGGGTCAAAGAGGCGCATCCTGAACATTATGAAGCGGCCCTTTCAACGGCCTGGCCCGCTGTTCCAGGTTACGCCGAATACGGTCCCGACGGCGTCGATCTGAGACCGGCCATACGCGCCGCTAAAGAGCGTCATCCACACCCCACCGAGGCGTGGCCCCAGAACTCTCCCAAAGCCTATACGCTGCCGTTTCCCGAGGAGGTATCGCAGTCATCGTGGATAACTGCAAGGGCGCTGGATTTCATCCGCGATACCGGTTCGGATCAGTCTTTCTTTGCCCATATCAGCTATGTAGCGCCCCACGGCCCGTTTTGTCCCCCAGCCGAATTCATGGACCGCGTCAACCCGGAGAAAATCCCTGCTCCTGTCCCGGCTGATTGGCTCAACGATCCGGATGCGCCCGAATACTTTCTGAAAATGGCGCGGGTATTGCACGGCGAGAGCGACGACCGACCATCCTGGATGAAAGATATGGCTGTTACACCCGGTTCGGATGGACAGCCCCCCTTGATACCGGATCTCAGCCACGAGCGTCATTGCTACTTTGCCGACATTACCCACCTGGACGAACAACTGGGTCGGGTCAGGAGGGCTTTGCAAGACGCCGGGCGTCTTGACAGCACGTACATCATTTTTGTGTCTGATCACGGTGAATTTCTCGGTGATCACGGCTTCTGGCAAAAACAGGAACGCCACTACGACGGCGGTATTCGGGTGCCACTGATCATTGCTGGTCCCGGCCTGCAGAAGAACGCCATATGCCAGGAAATCGTGCAACTGGAAGACATCTGCCCCACCATTCTCGAAATGACCGGCGTGCCCCTGCCTCACCTACGCTTTCGCCATTTTGGTGGCCGCCTGGACGACAGGGCGCCAGCAATTTCAGGAAGGTCATTAGTCGAGCTTTGTCGTGGAGAGGTGCCGGACGATTGGCGGGAGGAGGCGTATGTTGAATCTTTTCCATGCTTCGGTCCAGGGACTCTGGGAGCCTGGGCGCGCACCGTACGCACATCCAGATACCGATACACGTTTTATCCTGATGGACACGGCGAGCAGCTATTCGACCTCGAGACGGATCCACACGAGCAGAAGAATCTCATCAACGATCCGGAGCATGCCTCTTTACGCCGCGAGTTGAAAGATCGCCTGATGGAACAGATTATCCGTCAGGATTATCCCGTTTCTCCACGTGATCTGTTCTGGTTTGGTATTCATTAA